The following proteins come from a genomic window of Ornithinimicrobium cryptoxanthini:
- a CDS encoding helix-turn-helix transcriptional regulator, with translation MRNDVRELRLAAGLSQRELGEVLQVSRQTVNSIETGRYDPSLPLAIAIARHFHSTVEEIFHVDN, from the coding sequence GTGCGCAACGATGTCCGCGAGCTGAGGCTCGCAGCGGGACTGTCCCAGCGCGAGCTGGGGGAGGTCCTGCAGGTGTCTCGCCAGACGGTCAACTCGATCGAGACCGGTCGCTACGACCCTTCACTTCCCTTGGCGATCGCCATCGCCCGCCACTTCCACAGCACCGTTGAGGAGATCTTCCATGTCGACAACTGA
- a CDS encoding alpha/beta hydrolase, translating to MAEVRVVPRLGTVLAVGSVGVSVAAALASLGVATYFARRVVTPEHEKKDDTWIVSIDRDGPDASTITFVAAPHTLSPGRYGLWLDHGEGHARVGDVISSDLTPRRSVDRTVVRELLDLDEGRLVPGPARWNSYYYCGDPGTAVGLEFENVHVPSDIGDLPAWLVPPREEAERPGEWAVLVHGRSAKREETIRALPLLHDLGFTSLVPKYRNDQGAPPSADGRYNLGLSEWRDIEAAIIYAVGRGAKQVTLLGWSMGGAIVLQTLDRSDFAQFVNRVVLDCPVIDWGVVLTHNADLNKIPRAASMLGKLLMGRKATRHLVGVAEPLDIAVTNWVARSDELRHPMLLMHSRSDDVVPFGPSEALAEKRPDLITLDLWDGPLHCREWNTDTQRWEQAVRDFLA from the coding sequence GTGGCTGAGGTGAGGGTGGTGCCCCGGCTCGGCACCGTGCTGGCGGTGGGCAGCGTGGGCGTGAGTGTGGCTGCGGCCCTGGCCTCCCTGGGGGTGGCAACCTATTTTGCGCGCCGGGTGGTGACCCCGGAGCACGAGAAGAAGGACGACACCTGGATCGTCTCGATCGACCGCGACGGACCGGATGCCAGCACCATCACCTTCGTCGCCGCCCCGCACACCCTCTCGCCGGGGCGCTACGGCCTGTGGCTCGACCACGGAGAGGGGCACGCCCGGGTGGGTGACGTCATCTCAAGCGACCTGACGCCGCGCAGGTCGGTGGACCGCACGGTGGTCCGCGAGCTGCTCGACCTCGACGAGGGCCGCCTCGTCCCGGGGCCAGCCCGGTGGAACAGCTACTACTACTGCGGCGACCCGGGGACGGCGGTCGGTCTCGAGTTCGAAAACGTGCACGTGCCCTCGGACATCGGTGACCTGCCGGCCTGGCTGGTGCCGCCCCGGGAGGAGGCGGAGCGTCCTGGCGAGTGGGCGGTGCTGGTCCACGGCCGCTCGGCCAAGCGCGAGGAGACGATCCGTGCGCTGCCGCTCCTGCACGACCTTGGCTTCACCTCGCTGGTGCCGAAGTACCGCAACGACCAGGGCGCACCACCCAGCGCGGACGGCCGCTACAACCTGGGTCTGTCCGAGTGGCGCGACATCGAGGCGGCGATCATCTATGCCGTGGGCAGGGGTGCCAAGCAGGTCACCCTCTTGGGCTGGTCGATGGGCGGGGCGATCGTGCTGCAGACCCTGGACCGCTCCGACTTCGCGCAGTTCGTGAACCGGGTCGTCCTGGACTGCCCCGTGATCGACTGGGGCGTGGTGCTGACCCACAACGCCGACCTCAACAAGATCCCGCGGGCGGCCAGCATGCTGGGCAAGCTGCTGATGGGGCGCAAGGCCACCCGCCACCTGGTGGGCGTGGCCGAGCCGCTGGACATCGCGGTCACCAACTGGGTGGCCCGCTCCGACGAGCTGCGCCACCCGATGCTGCTGATGCACTCACGCAGCGACGATGTGGTGCCGTTCGGTCCGTCGGAGGCTCTCGCGGAGAAGCGCCCGGACCTGATCACGCTGGACCTGTGGGACGGACCGCTGCACTGCCGCGAGTGGAACACCGACACCCAGCGCTGGGAGCAGGCGGTCCGCGACTTCCTCGCCTGA
- a CDS encoding polyphosphate kinase 2 family protein, with the protein MSKKKSKKSKKTSATPFSDALRVGQGFVLDDVDTRDTPAFDGDKKDGQEALRAADDEMDDLQEQLYAHGTSGGTEKILLLIQGLDTAGKGGIMRHVVGAVDPQGTQITAFKAPTKEELEHPFLWRIRKALPGAGMIGVFDRSHYEDVLIVRVEELVPKATWSRRYSTINDFEQELVADDTTLIKVMLHISKDEQEERLAERLDNPEKYWKYNPGDIDTRERWDDYMEAYQAIMDKTSTDTAPWHVVPADRKWYARLAVQQLLLEHLRALDLQWPEADFDIDTEKARLAAS; encoded by the coding sequence ATGAGCAAGAAGAAGTCGAAGAAGTCGAAGAAGACCTCCGCCACCCCCTTCTCAGACGCGCTCCGAGTGGGCCAGGGATTTGTCCTGGACGACGTCGACACCAGGGACACCCCCGCGTTCGACGGCGACAAGAAGGATGGACAGGAAGCCCTGCGCGCTGCCGACGACGAGATGGACGACCTGCAGGAGCAGCTCTATGCACACGGGACGAGCGGTGGGACCGAGAAGATCCTGCTGCTGATCCAGGGGCTCGACACGGCGGGCAAAGGCGGCATCATGCGCCATGTCGTGGGCGCTGTCGACCCGCAGGGCACGCAGATCACCGCCTTCAAAGCCCCGACCAAGGAGGAGCTGGAGCACCCCTTCCTGTGGCGCATCCGCAAGGCGCTGCCCGGGGCCGGGATGATCGGGGTCTTCGACCGCTCGCACTATGAGGACGTGCTCATCGTGCGGGTCGAGGAGCTGGTGCCCAAGGCCACCTGGAGTCGGCGTTACAGCACCATCAACGACTTTGAGCAGGAGCTCGTGGCCGACGACACGACGCTCATCAAGGTCATGCTGCACATCTCCAAGGATGAACAGGAGGAGCGGCTGGCCGAGCGGCTCGACAACCCGGAGAAGTACTGGAAGTACAACCCGGGGGACATCGACACCCGCGAGCGCTGGGACGACTACATGGAGGCCTACCAGGCCATCATGGACAAGACCTCCACCGACACCGCGCCCTGGCACGTCGTGCCCGCCGACCGCAAGTGGTATGCGCGGCTGGCCGTCCAGCAGCTCCTCCTGGAGCACCTGCGGGCGCTGGACCTGCAGTGGCCCGAGGCAGACTTCGACATCGACACGGAGAAGGCACGGCTCGCCGCGAGCTGA
- the ligD gene encoding non-homologous end-joining DNA ligase: protein MASPQILVVPGPEGEREVRLSSPDKVVWPATDDGGAITKANLAAYLMAVGEPLLRALADRPVTLQRVRDGIEGEVFYSKNPPKGVPEWVRTTMVTYPSGRSHPQLVVDELATAVWAAQMGTVTFHPWPVRSADNDHPDEIRIDLDPEPGLGFTDVVEVARGLRKVMEGVGLTPFVKTTGSRGVHVFAAIEPRLEFLEVRHAVIGVARELERTMPDLVTTSWWKEERGQRVFVDFNQATRDRTLAAAWSPRVLPGGPVSVPMTWEQLGQIGPGELTVRTVPEWLAEHGDAWEDLHAEPGTIDAAYALWEADLERGLGELNFPPDHPKMPGEPRRVQPSRKRHDLPDPEDRPAPRRARASTDQAD, encoded by the coding sequence ATGGCGAGTCCTCAGATCCTGGTAGTCCCCGGCCCCGAGGGGGAGCGGGAGGTGCGTCTCAGCAGTCCGGACAAGGTGGTCTGGCCGGCCACCGACGACGGCGGCGCCATCACCAAGGCCAACCTGGCGGCATACCTGATGGCCGTGGGGGAGCCGCTGCTGCGGGCGCTGGCCGACCGGCCGGTCACGCTGCAGCGGGTGCGGGACGGGATCGAGGGGGAGGTCTTCTATTCGAAGAACCCGCCCAAGGGAGTGCCGGAGTGGGTGCGCACGACGATGGTGACCTATCCCTCGGGGCGCAGCCACCCACAGCTGGTGGTCGACGAGCTGGCGACCGCCGTGTGGGCAGCGCAGATGGGCACCGTAACCTTCCACCCGTGGCCGGTGCGCAGCGCTGACAACGACCACCCCGACGAGATCCGGATCGATCTGGACCCCGAGCCCGGCCTCGGCTTCACCGACGTGGTGGAGGTCGCCCGCGGCCTGCGGAAGGTGATGGAGGGGGTGGGGCTCACGCCGTTCGTGAAGACCACCGGCAGTCGCGGCGTGCACGTCTTTGCCGCGATCGAGCCCCGGTTGGAGTTCCTCGAGGTGCGGCACGCCGTCATCGGCGTCGCCCGGGAGCTGGAGCGGACGATGCCCGACCTGGTGACGACCTCCTGGTGGAAGGAGGAGCGTGGGCAGCGCGTCTTCGTCGACTTCAACCAGGCGACCCGGGACCGCACGCTCGCGGCAGCCTGGTCACCGCGGGTGCTGCCGGGTGGCCCCGTGTCGGTGCCGATGACCTGGGAGCAGCTGGGTCAGATCGGCCCGGGCGAGCTGACGGTGCGGACCGTGCCGGAGTGGCTGGCCGAGCACGGTGACGCGTGGGAGGACCTGCACGCCGAGCCGGGGACGATCGATGCTGCCTATGCGCTGTGGGAGGCCGACCTGGAGCGCGGGCTGGGCGAGCTCAACTTCCCCCCGGACCACCCCAAGATGCCGGGGGAGCCGCGCCGGGTGCAGCCCAGCCGCAAGCGCCACGACCTGCCCGACCCGGAGGACCGACCGGCGCCGCGTCGCGCACGAGCAAGCACCGATCAGGCAGACTGA
- a CDS encoding dihydrofolate reductase family protein yields the protein MVMLSEGARSTEQLLREYAVTSGRWVRANFVTTLDGHATGGDGLSGSINSAADKAVFDVLRALADVVVVGAGTIRAEGYGRLRTEDPELLAARRAAGRSDHPLLAVVTASGHLPEKVLEPDADAGDLLVLCAEAVQDDLAQRLGEDAVIACGADTVEATRAIEALHGRGLDQVLTEGGPHLLGGWLGAGVLDELCLTVRPVVVGGTGPRLLEAPAADGALAQFELLQALAIEGDLILRYAVRR from the coding sequence ATGGTGATGTTGTCCGAGGGTGCCAGGTCCACCGAGCAACTGCTGAGGGAGTATGCCGTCACGTCCGGACGGTGGGTCCGGGCCAACTTCGTCACCACCCTGGACGGGCATGCCACCGGGGGTGACGGGCTGTCGGGGTCGATCAACTCCGCAGCCGACAAGGCCGTCTTTGACGTGCTGCGTGCGCTGGCCGACGTGGTGGTTGTCGGAGCGGGCACGATCCGGGCCGAGGGTTATGGGCGGCTGCGGACCGAGGACCCCGAGCTCCTGGCCGCACGCCGCGCGGCCGGGCGCTCCGACCACCCGTTGTTGGCGGTCGTCACCGCCTCCGGCCACCTGCCGGAGAAGGTGCTGGAGCCTGATGCCGACGCCGGAGACCTGTTGGTGCTGTGCGCCGAGGCGGTCCAGGACGATCTGGCTCAGCGGCTCGGCGAGGATGCGGTCATCGCGTGTGGCGCCGACACCGTCGAGGCGACCAGAGCGATCGAGGCACTGCACGGGCGCGGCCTGGACCAGGTGCTGACCGAGGGTGGGCCGCACCTGCTCGGCGGGTGGTTGGGTGCCGGCGTCCTGGACGAACTGTGCCTCACGGTGCGGCCGGTGGTCGTGGGCGGCACCGGGCCCCGACTGTTGGAGGCACCCGCGGCTGACGGTGCGCTGGCTCAGTTCGAGCTGCTCCAGGCCCTGGCCATCGAGGGGGACCTGATCCTGCGTTACGCGGTCCGGCGCTAG
- the msrB gene encoding peptide-methionine (R)-S-oxide reductase MsrB gives MSENKTYAVTKTDQEWRDQLTPQEFAVLRQAGTERPFVGEFTDTTTEGVYACRACGAELFRSETKFESHCGWPSFYAPLAEDRVDYVEDNSLGRTRTEVLCANCGSHLGHVFEGEGYETPTDQRFCMNSISLTLEPSGQPAALAGTPAKSQTARSGGTF, from the coding sequence ATGAGCGAGAACAAGACCTATGCCGTCACCAAGACGGACCAGGAGTGGCGTGACCAGCTGACGCCGCAGGAGTTTGCCGTGCTCCGCCAAGCAGGGACGGAGCGGCCGTTCGTCGGGGAGTTCACCGACACCACCACCGAGGGCGTCTATGCCTGCCGGGCCTGCGGAGCCGAGCTCTTCCGCAGCGAGACCAAGTTTGAGAGCCACTGTGGGTGGCCGTCCTTCTATGCCCCGCTGGCCGAGGACCGCGTGGACTACGTCGAGGACAACTCGCTGGGGCGCACCCGCACCGAGGTCCTCTGCGCGAACTGCGGTTCGCACCTGGGCCACGTCTTCGAGGGCGAAGGCTATGAGACCCCGACCGACCAGCGTTTCTGCATGAACTCCATCAGCTTGACGCTGGAGCCCTCGGGCCAGCCGGCCGCCCTCGCGGGCACGCCTGCCAAGAGCCAGACCGCCAGGTCCGGCGGCACCTTCTAG
- a CDS encoding DUF4349 domain-containing protein codes for MLRITPRHGRSTLVAGAIALALLGGCSASSDDAMDEPAPADSAAQAEEAGAADAGSDGADRDLAGEDSQAAAAPAAGEGESGVDPVSQNLPEGRMIARDAQLGIAVEDVNESAAQVRAAAVAADGWVVSEELSPDNSAERFDGFATLVLSVPGDRLDATLDQLGPTGRLTSRVITSLDVTQDFTDTSARIETLEASVTRVRGLLEDAGGIEDIVFLERELADREAELDVLKAHVKGLEADVARSSITVHLTETDPAEAVQLAQEEEPTGFAAGLSAGWDAFLSGVAFVLTAIGALLPFAIVAALILAPVLWWRRRRASADQRAAEPVPVPSTEA; via the coding sequence ATGCTCCGCATCACCCCACGGCACGGCCGTTCGACGCTCGTGGCCGGCGCCATCGCCCTGGCACTGCTGGGCGGGTGCTCCGCCTCCTCGGACGACGCCATGGACGAACCGGCCCCAGCCGACAGCGCGGCTCAGGCTGAGGAGGCCGGGGCGGCCGACGCAGGCAGCGACGGGGCCGACCGAGACCTCGCCGGGGAGGACTCTCAGGCAGCTGCTGCTCCTGCGGCCGGAGAGGGAGAGTCCGGTGTCGACCCGGTGAGCCAGAACCTCCCGGAGGGCCGGATGATCGCCCGTGACGCCCAGCTCGGGATCGCGGTCGAGGACGTCAACGAGTCCGCGGCCCAGGTCCGGGCGGCTGCAGTCGCCGCCGACGGGTGGGTCGTCAGCGAGGAGCTCAGCCCCGACAACAGTGCTGAGCGGTTCGACGGTTTTGCCACCCTCGTCCTCTCGGTGCCCGGTGACCGGCTTGACGCGACCCTCGACCAGCTCGGCCCCACCGGCCGGCTCACCAGCAGGGTCATCACCAGCCTCGACGTGACCCAGGACTTCACGGACACCAGCGCCCGTATCGAGACGCTCGAGGCGAGCGTCACCCGGGTCCGCGGCCTGCTCGAGGACGCGGGAGGCATCGAGGACATCGTCTTCCTCGAGCGTGAGCTCGCCGACCGGGAGGCCGAGCTCGACGTGCTCAAGGCGCACGTCAAGGGTCTGGAGGCCGACGTCGCGCGCTCTTCGATCACCGTGCACCTCACCGAGACTGATCCGGCCGAAGCCGTGCAGCTGGCCCAGGAGGAGGAGCCGACCGGCTTTGCGGCCGGCCTGTCCGCCGGCTGGGACGCCTTCCTATCCGGGGTGGCCTTCGTGCTGACCGCGATCGGCGCGCTGCTGCCCTTCGCGATCGTGGCGGCGCTCATCCTCGCGCCGGTCCTGTGGTGGCGCCGCCGTCGGGCCAGTGCCGACCAGCGAGCCGCCGAGCCTGTGCCGGTCCCGTCGACGGAAGCCTGA
- a CDS encoding ATP-dependent DNA ligase, which produces MDLPVMPPVKPMLAKPVKGIPQGQLYEPKWDGFRSIIFRDGDEVEIGSRNEKPMTRYFPEVVDAVLANFPQRAVIDGEIIYADPEADRLDFEVLQQRIHPADSRVRKLSVETPAAFVAFDLLALGDDDLTGLPLEQRRVRLEEALATAQPPVYLTPLTRDPDVAQEWFVQFEGAGLDGLIAKDPQGTYQPDKRVQSKIKHERTADCVVAGYRLHKSGPDALGSLLLGLYDEDGTLASVGVVGALPMARRRELLSELAPLVTDIKGHPWDWGASFEGTPRKNETSRWNAGKDLSFVPLRPERVVEVRFDYMEGRRFRHTAQFVRWRPDREPSRCTFGQLEQPVDFDLSEVLGG; this is translated from the coding sequence ATGGACCTGCCCGTCATGCCGCCGGTGAAGCCGATGCTCGCCAAGCCGGTCAAGGGGATCCCGCAGGGCCAGCTGTATGAGCCCAAGTGGGACGGCTTCCGCTCGATCATCTTCCGCGACGGTGACGAGGTCGAGATCGGTTCGCGCAACGAGAAGCCGATGACGCGCTACTTCCCGGAGGTCGTCGACGCCGTCCTGGCGAACTTCCCCCAGCGCGCCGTCATCGACGGGGAGATCATCTATGCCGACCCCGAGGCCGACCGGCTCGACTTCGAGGTGCTGCAGCAGCGGATCCACCCGGCCGACTCCCGCGTGCGCAAGCTCTCGGTCGAGACACCGGCGGCGTTCGTGGCCTTCGACCTGCTGGCGCTGGGTGACGACGACCTGACCGGGCTGCCGCTGGAGCAGCGTCGGGTCAGGCTCGAGGAGGCGCTGGCCACCGCCCAGCCACCGGTCTATCTGACGCCGCTGACCCGTGACCCCGACGTCGCGCAGGAGTGGTTCGTCCAGTTCGAGGGGGCGGGTCTCGACGGGCTGATCGCCAAGGACCCGCAGGGCACCTACCAACCGGACAAGCGCGTGCAGAGCAAGATCAAGCACGAGCGCACCGCCGACTGTGTCGTCGCGGGCTACCGCCTGCACAAGTCGGGCCCGGACGCGCTCGGCTCCCTGCTCCTCGGGCTCTATGACGAGGACGGCACTCTCGCGTCGGTCGGGGTCGTCGGCGCCTTGCCGATGGCGCGCCGCCGCGAGCTGCTCAGCGAGCTGGCGCCGCTGGTCACCGACATCAAGGGCCACCCGTGGGACTGGGGAGCTTCCTTCGAGGGGACCCCCCGCAAGAACGAGACCAGCCGGTGGAACGCCGGCAAGGACCTCTCGTTCGTCCCGCTGCGTCCCGAACGGGTCGTCGAGGTCAGGTTCGACTACATGGAGGGCCGGCGCTTCCGACACACGGCGCAGTTCGTCCGTTGGCGGCCGGACCGTGAACCGTCCCGCTGCACCTTTGGACAGCTGGAGCAACCGGTCGACTTTGATCTCTCGGAGGTGCTGGGTGGCTGA
- the hemG gene encoding protoporphyrinogen oxidase: MRYLVVGGGISGLAAAWELVQHVDGRDVTLLDAGDRPGGKLRGATVGGVHVDVGAESVLARRPEALDLIHEAGLGDELVHPTGARAAIWSRGRLHPVPRRTLLGVPADPDDLAGLLTDEEVSRIRAEVPETLAAADISVGDLVARRLGDAVSDRLVEPLLGGVYAGHARLISAAAAAPALLAAARAGESLVAAAGRAVPVPADPTAPRPPVFAGIEGGLHRLPAALLERLTERGVTVRSGTIARELRRTATGWQVVTGPVPDPRVHDADRVILAVPPAPTARLLREAAPVAADALSGVETASMAVLTFAFSADQPPDLTGSGFLVPPRDGRFLKAATFSMNKWDWVRAHGVDAGPDGQDVLLLRASVGRHQEEASLQHLDRVLVELALTDLGDATGSTLPAPLDAHVQRWGGGLPQAAVGHRDRVAAVLDSVARQPGLAVAGAAYDGVGVPACIASGRAAAVQVLAG, from the coding sequence GTGCGATATCTGGTGGTCGGTGGCGGAATCAGTGGTCTGGCGGCGGCCTGGGAGCTCGTCCAGCACGTGGACGGTCGCGACGTCACCCTCCTCGACGCCGGGGACCGTCCCGGCGGCAAGCTGCGGGGCGCGACCGTTGGCGGGGTGCACGTGGACGTCGGCGCGGAGTCGGTCCTCGCCAGGCGACCCGAGGCGCTGGACCTGATCCACGAGGCAGGCCTCGGGGACGAGCTGGTGCACCCGACCGGTGCCCGCGCCGCGATCTGGAGCCGTGGGCGACTGCACCCGGTTCCGCGCCGGACCCTGCTCGGCGTCCCCGCAGACCCGGACGACCTCGCGGGTCTGCTCACGGACGAGGAGGTGTCCCGGATCCGCGCCGAGGTCCCCGAGACGTTGGCCGCCGCAGACATCTCGGTCGGCGACCTCGTCGCGCGCCGGCTGGGCGACGCCGTGTCCGACCGCCTGGTCGAGCCCCTGCTGGGCGGGGTGTATGCCGGACACGCGCGGCTCATCTCGGCCGCGGCAGCGGCACCTGCTCTCCTGGCGGCCGCCCGCGCGGGGGAGTCCCTCGTGGCGGCAGCCGGGCGAGCCGTTCCGGTCCCGGCTGACCCCACGGCACCTCGCCCGCCGGTCTTTGCGGGCATCGAGGGGGGACTGCACCGTCTCCCCGCGGCGCTGCTTGAGCGCCTGACCGAGCGTGGTGTGACGGTGCGCAGCGGCACCATCGCGCGCGAGCTGCGCCGCACGGCCACAGGCTGGCAGGTTGTCACCGGCCCGGTCCCCGACCCGCGGGTGCACGACGCTGATCGCGTCATCCTCGCCGTGCCGCCGGCACCCACCGCCCGGCTGCTCCGGGAGGCAGCGCCTGTCGCGGCCGACGCCCTCTCCGGGGTCGAGACGGCATCGATGGCGGTGCTGACCTTCGCCTTCTCCGCCGACCAGCCGCCGGACCTGACCGGGTCCGGGTTCCTGGTGCCACCGCGCGACGGCCGCTTCCTCAAGGCCGCCACCTTCAGCATGAACAAGTGGGACTGGGTGCGCGCCCACGGGGTCGATGCCGGTCCAGACGGCCAGGACGTGCTGCTGCTGCGAGCCTCGGTGGGACGGCACCAGGAGGAGGCCTCGCTGCAGCATCTCGACCGGGTCCTGGTCGAGCTGGCGCTGACCGACCTCGGCGACGCCACGGGCAGCACCCTCCCCGCACCCCTCGACGCGCACGTGCAGCGCTGGGGTGGTGGGCTGCCGCAGGCCGCCGTGGGGCACCGAGACCGCGTCGCCGCCGTGCTCGACTCGGTGGCCCGACAACCGGGCCTGGCGGTCGCCGGCGCGGCCTATGACGGGGTGGGCGTCCCGGCGTGCATCGCCAGCGGCCGGGCCGCAGCCGTCCAGGTGCTGGCCGGCTGA
- the hemQ gene encoding hydrogen peroxide-dependent heme synthase: MTEQPAAEPAETPTPDADRVNSEVRYAMYSVFRTVTPLGDDRDDLTHELEMLLAAIADEGVVVRGLYDVSGLRADADFLIWWHAESVDLLQSAYQRLRRTGLGAQLEPVWSNVGLHRPAEFNRGHIPAFLAGEEPGDYLCVYPFVRSYEWYVLPEDERRRMLREHGLAARDFKDVRANTIASFALGDYEWLLAFEADELHRIVDLMRELRGVDARLHVREEIPFFTGKRVDAAALVASLA, from the coding sequence ATGACTGAGCAGCCCGCAGCAGAGCCCGCCGAGACCCCGACGCCGGACGCCGACCGCGTCAACAGCGAGGTCCGCTATGCGATGTATTCAGTGTTCCGCACCGTCACCCCGCTCGGGGACGACCGGGACGACCTGACCCATGAGCTGGAGATGCTGCTCGCCGCCATCGCCGACGAGGGGGTCGTGGTGCGCGGCCTCTATGACGTCTCCGGGCTGCGCGCCGACGCCGACTTCCTGATCTGGTGGCATGCCGAGTCGGTGGACCTGCTCCAGTCGGCCTACCAGCGACTGCGCCGCACCGGACTGGGCGCCCAGCTGGAGCCGGTCTGGAGCAATGTCGGCCTGCACCGCCCGGCCGAGTTCAACCGCGGCCACATCCCGGCGTTCCTGGCCGGTGAGGAGCCGGGGGACTACCTGTGCGTCTATCCGTTCGTGCGCTCCTACGAGTGGTATGTCCTTCCCGAGGACGAGCGTCGCCGGATGCTGCGCGAGCACGGCCTGGCCGCGCGTGACTTCAAGGATGTCCGGGCCAACACGATCGCCAGTTTTGCCCTCGGGGACTACGAGTGGCTGCTGGCCTTTGAGGCCGATGAGCTGCACCGGATCGTGGACCTGATGCGGGAGCTGCGCGGCGTCGACGCACGGCTGCACGTGCGCGAGGAGATCCCGTTCTTCACCGGCAAGCGGGTCGACGCGGCGGCCTTGGTGGCGAGCCTGGCCTGA